The genomic interval ATGCTGGGATCTCTGCTTTCTTTGAGAATCATCTCATTCATTCCTAAAATTGCATTCATGGGCGTTCTGATTTCGTGTGAGGTATTTGCGAGAAAATCACTTTTTGCACGATTCGCGGCGTTTTTCATTCGGGTTGACTGCTCGGCATTTAGTCGGGATTCTTCTAATTCCTTCTCTACTGTGTTCATGCGCCTGTATGTCGGAGCCTCATAATAAAAGAATATTATAAATAATAGAATCGTAGCTGACACATAAACAAATAAGAATTCGCGGATTACTACATACTGAACTATAAACGAGCCTATTAATATACAGCCTAAAATATTCATGACTATATATTGAGATTTCGCCGTGTAGAATTCCTTATGAGTTAATTGCAAATATATAGCCACTGCAACAAAATATACTACATAGACGCTCCGCCAAAGTGTATTATACGGCCCTCTCTGCAAGCCGCCAGCCGTGTCAATCAGGAAAAAGAATCCCGACGTAGCAGGAAATAAATTAAACACTAGAACCGCAAAACTTGACGCAAGCAATATAGCATTCAACATGTCAAAATTTTCGTCCCTGACCTGTACATACTCTTCAACGTAACGCATTAAAGAATACGCGTTTAAATTCACTACGGCATAATAAAGTGTTCTGACTGCGAGATTTAATCCGTGTTGATGTCCCCAGCCGTCTATTAAGAGAGTCGATACTACTTCAAGAAAAGCTGCGGCAAATGTTGACAAAGCTAAATATCTAAATCTCTTGTTTATTTCCGCGTTCGTGGCATATCTGATAAATAAAAACGCTGTCAGGACTGCCAAGAATGGGAGCATAGTAGCTTCAAGTCCGACATTAATTCCGTAACTCAGCATTTGTTAATGCCCCCCCCCCCCCTGCGTAATTTTACTGGAGGGAATATATTTCGCTAACATTTCTTCAAGTTCGAGTCCGTTTACGGGTTTGCTCAAGAAATCATCAAAACCTGCTGCGAGTAATTCAGCCCTCACACCGACAAGAGCATTTGCAGTACAGACAATAACTTTTGCGCTTGCTCCGGGTGCGTCTGTCATCTGCTTTAATTTCGCAAGAGTCTCCTTCCCGTCCATTCTAGGCATCATATAATCCATTAAGATAACATCATAAGAATTCGCGGCGATTTTCTTTAAGCACTCTTCACCTGATTCGGCCTCATCGATTTTAATTTGAGTTTCCTTCATGAGCGAGCGCAGGACGATTCTATTCATGTCATTATCGTCAACAATTAAAACTTTTGCGTCAGGAGCTTTCAGGACTTTGCGGGATTCCTTTTTCTGCTTTGACTCTTCTGATTCATATTGCTTGATTGTCTTGCTGCCTACAACTTTTTGCGGGATTACTACGTGAAATGTTGAGCCTATACCGTACGTAGAAGTAACTTCAACAGTTCCGCCCATTAATTCAATTAACCGCCCAGTTATAGCAAGTCCCAGCCCCGTGCCTTCTATATTATGAGTCTCCTTTGAAGTTATGCGGCTGAATGACTGAAATAATTTCGGGATGTCTTCTGCGTGAATTCCTATTCCTGTATCAGTTACAGTGATGTGCAGGACGATTAAAGAAGGGTCGTCGCCTCTTTCACCTGACAAAGTAAATTTTACGCTGCCCTTTTTCGTGTACTTTACGGCGTTATTTAAGATATTGACCATAATTTGATGGACTCTGATTCTGTCGCCGAATAACTCTTCAGGCAATGACTCATCGACTTGAGAAATATATTTTAGGCCTTTCTGCTCGGCTCTGATCTTAATCATATTGTCAACATCCCGCAAAACCCGCGCCAAATCGTAATTTCTTGAAGATAATTCAAGCTGGCCGGACTCAATTTTTGAGAAGTCTAATATATCATTTATTATGTGTAATAGAGTATTTCCTGCGCTTTGTATATCCAGTGCATATTCGTATATAGGGCCGGACTCATATTTTCGCAAAATAACCTCGTTCATTCCTAATATAGTAGTAAGCGGAGTGCGAATCTCATGAGACATATTTGCGAGAAATTCACCTTTGGCCGCGTCTGCTGCAATGGCTGCCTCGTTAGCTTCGTCGGCGATTTCTTTAGCTTTACGG from Synergistaceae bacterium carries:
- a CDS encoding response regulator; this translates as MESHYIIESEIAVILLSVTLCVYLELIYSGSTSEKKGLLRYCYMTTASSIVDVFVSIILAKDSTWSITSKYYCSLIWQIASCGVYFMFMRYIAGFSTDRTQGKKRMLYAQNIVLGTYFYFMLVGHFTGANFAIQDNNLIPGALNWLLSYGYPALWAVWTWVELYIYNKNFSRGQLWALFINFAVCWVIQIAQINLFPDVPVNFIIISVNVYYFFFLLETPAYRDLERTLERLRKAKEIADEANEAAIAADAAKGEFLANMSHEIRTPLTTILGMNEVILRKYESGPIYEYALDIQSAGNTLLHIINDILDFSKIESGQLELSSRNYDLARVLRDVDNMIKIRAEQKGLKYISQVDESLPEELFGDRIRVHQIMVNILNNAVKYTKKGSVKFTLSGERGDDPSLIVLHITVTDTGIGIHAEDIPKLFQSFSRITSKETHNIEGTGLGLAITGRLIELMGGTVEVTSTYGIGSTFHVVIPQKVVGSKTIKQYESEESKQKKESRKVLKAPDAKVLIVDDNDMNRIVLRSLMKETQIKIDEAESGEECLKKIAANSYDVILMDYMMPRMDGKETLAKLKQMTDAPGASAKVIVCTANALVGVRAELLAAGFDDFLSKPVNGLELEEMLAKYIPSSKITQGGGGH